One stretch of Miscanthus floridulus cultivar M001 chromosome 18, ASM1932011v1, whole genome shotgun sequence DNA includes these proteins:
- the LOC136523867 gene encoding uncharacterized protein produces MDDEGAGSAVRPWRRLSSSIRRRDASIRRREPRSVALVALGRGRRHRAQLSRPRARHRPAGRSAPPGRTPLDPHDWIRRRRGSICPPPPNGSAAKGSLRPDPCLVARKKVEGRRIRPSPTAGEPATPAPLSAPGLRASGPRQEADHAREATPPLRNAAPPADEAEPPHLRAERPPQWAPPPCQEE; encoded by the coding sequence ATGGACGATGAGGGCGCGGGATCCGCCGTGAGGCCATGGAGGAGGCTGTCGTCGTCGATCCGCCGCCGGGACGCCTCGATCCGCCGTCGGGAGCCTCGATCCGTCGCCTTGGTCGCCCTTGGACGAGGTCGTCGCCATCGCGCCCAGCTGTCGCGGCCCCGTGCACGCCATCGCCCGGCTGGCCGTAGCGCGCCGCCCGGTCGCACGCCGCTCGATCCACACGactggatccgccgccgccgtggctcGATCTGTCCCCCCCCCCCGAACGGATCCGCCGCCAAGGGGTCGCTGCGACCCGATCCATGCTTGGTGGCAAGGAAGAAGGTGGAGGGGCGCCGGATCCGGCCTTCCCCCACCGCTGGCGAGCCGGCCACGCCCGCGCCGCTCTCCGCCCCGGGCCTCCGCGCCTCCGGTCCACGCCAAGAGGCCGACCATGCCCGTGAGGCTACGCCTCCTCTCCGGAACGCCGCGCCTCCGGCCGACGAGGCTGAGCCGCCGCACCTTCGCGCCGAGAGGCCACCACAGTGGGCTCCACCACCCTGCCAAGAGGAGTGA